In Theropithecus gelada isolate Dixy chromosome 13, Tgel_1.0, whole genome shotgun sequence, one DNA window encodes the following:
- the SIX3 gene encoding homeobox protein SIX3 isoform X2 translates to MVFRSPLDLYSSHFLLPNFADSHHRSILLASSGGGNGAGGGGGAGGGSGGGNGAGGGGAGGAGGGGGGSRAPPEELSMFQLPTLNFSPEQVASVCETLEETGDIERLGRFLWSLPVAPGACEAINKHESILRARAVVAFHTGNFRDLYHILENHKFTKESHGKLQAMWLEAHYQEAEKLRGRPLGPVDKYRVRKKFPLPRTIWDGEQKTHCFKERTRSLLREWYLQDPYPNPSKKRELAQATGLTPTQVGNWFKNRRQRDRAAAAKNRLQHQAIGPSGMRSLAEPGCPTHGSAESPSTAASPTTSVSSLTERADTGTSILSVTSSDSECDV, encoded by the exons ATGGTATTCCGCTCCCCCCTAGACCTCTATTCCTCCCACTTCTTGTTGCCAAACTTCGCCGATTCTCACCACCGCTCCATACTTCTGGCGAGTAGCGGCGGCGGGAACGGTgcgggaggcggcggcggcgcgggagGCGGCAGCGGCGGAGGGAACGGTGCGGGAGGCGGCGGTGCTGGCGGagcaggcggcggcggcggcggctccaGGGCCCCCCCGGAAGAGTTGTCCATGTTCCAGCTGCCCACCCTCAACTTCTCGCCGGAGCAGGTGGCCAGCGTCTGTGAGACGCTGGAGGAGACGGGCGACATCGAGCGGCTGGGCCGCTTCCTCTGGTCGTTGCCCGTGGCCCCCGGGGCGTGCGAGGCCATCAACAAACACGAGTCGATCCTGCGCGCGCGCGCCGTGGTCGCCTTCCACACGGGCAACTTCCGAGACCTCTACCACATCCTCGAGAACCACAAGTTCACCAAGGAGTCTCACGGCAAGCTGCAGGCCATGTGGCTCGAGGCGCACTACCAGGAGGCCGAGAAGCTGCGCGGCCGCCCACTCGGCCCGGTGGACAAGTACCGCGTGCGCAAGAAGTTCCCGCTGCCACGCACCATCTGGGACGGCGAGCAGAAGACGCATTGCTTCAAGGAGCGGACTCGGAGCCTGCTGCGGGAGTGGTACCTGCAGGACCCCTACCCCAACCCCAGCAAGAAACGCGAACTGGCGCAGGCCACCGGCCTCACTCCCACACAAGTAGGCAACTGGTTTAAGAACCGGCGGCAGCGCGACCGCGCCGCGGCGGCCAAGAACAG GCTCCAGCACCAGGCCATTGGACCGAGCGGCATGCGCTCGCTGGCCGAGCCCGGCTGCCCCACGCACGGCTCGGCAGAGTCGCCGTCCACGGCGGCCAGCCCGACCACCAGCGTGTCCAGCCTGACGGAGCGCGCGGACACCGGCACCTCCATCCTCTCGGTAACCTCCAGCGACTCGGAATGTGATGTATGA
- the SIX3 gene encoding homeobox protein SIX3 isoform X1, translating to MVFRSPLDLYSSHFLLPNFADSHHRSILLASSGGGNGAGGGGGAGGGSGGGNGAGGGGAGGAGGGGGGSRAPPEELSMFQLPTLNFSPEQVASVCETLEETGDIERLGRFLWSLPVAPGACEAINKHESILRARAVVAFHTGNFRDLYHILENHKFTKESHGKLQAMWLEAHYQEAEKLRGRPLGPVDKYRVRKKFPLPRTIWDGEQKTHCFKERTRSLLREWYLQDPYPNPSKKRELAQATGLTPTQVGNWFKNRRQRDRAAAAKNRLQHQAIGPSGMRSLAEPGCPTHGSAESPSTAASPTTSVSSLTERADTGTSILSDKHGFSFRFPWTRHPTCMTIYLYLGKYSL from the exons ATGGTATTCCGCTCCCCCCTAGACCTCTATTCCTCCCACTTCTTGTTGCCAAACTTCGCCGATTCTCACCACCGCTCCATACTTCTGGCGAGTAGCGGCGGCGGGAACGGTgcgggaggcggcggcggcgcgggagGCGGCAGCGGCGGAGGGAACGGTGCGGGAGGCGGCGGTGCTGGCGGagcaggcggcggcggcggcggctccaGGGCCCCCCCGGAAGAGTTGTCCATGTTCCAGCTGCCCACCCTCAACTTCTCGCCGGAGCAGGTGGCCAGCGTCTGTGAGACGCTGGAGGAGACGGGCGACATCGAGCGGCTGGGCCGCTTCCTCTGGTCGTTGCCCGTGGCCCCCGGGGCGTGCGAGGCCATCAACAAACACGAGTCGATCCTGCGCGCGCGCGCCGTGGTCGCCTTCCACACGGGCAACTTCCGAGACCTCTACCACATCCTCGAGAACCACAAGTTCACCAAGGAGTCTCACGGCAAGCTGCAGGCCATGTGGCTCGAGGCGCACTACCAGGAGGCCGAGAAGCTGCGCGGCCGCCCACTCGGCCCGGTGGACAAGTACCGCGTGCGCAAGAAGTTCCCGCTGCCACGCACCATCTGGGACGGCGAGCAGAAGACGCATTGCTTCAAGGAGCGGACTCGGAGCCTGCTGCGGGAGTGGTACCTGCAGGACCCCTACCCCAACCCCAGCAAGAAACGCGAACTGGCGCAGGCCACCGGCCTCACTCCCACACAAGTAGGCAACTGGTTTAAGAACCGGCGGCAGCGCGACCGCGCCGCGGCGGCCAAGAACAG GCTCCAGCACCAGGCCATTGGACCGAGCGGCATGCGCTCGCTGGCCGAGCCCGGCTGCCCCACGCACGGCTCGGCAGAGTCGCCGTCCACGGCGGCCAGCCCGACCACCAGCGTGTCCAGCCTGACGGAGCGCGCGGACACCGGCACCTCCATCCTCTCG GACAAGCACGGCTTCTCCTTTCGGTTCCCATGGACCCGGCACCCCACCTGCATGACGATTTATTTGTATCTGGGAAAATATTCTCTCtag